In Papaver somniferum cultivar HN1 chromosome 1, ASM357369v1, whole genome shotgun sequence, a genomic segment contains:
- the LOC113320371 gene encoding uncharacterized protein LOC113320371: MAEGTRLKTIDGDVRALKDKVDEQEKQKFMKHAFGETSNTNPWHIKFPKFSGDDPNGWIYKAGQYFYRNQIDESQWLNIASYNIEEEALQFYRWFNNTRGQFSWKDLTIRLLQRFGPKEFEDPAGALSKLRQTGTVTEYQKEFERLSNLVHGLSEEFLVSCFISGLRDDIQPGVRIFKPKDLLTAIELARLQEEQLCATIKTPPSTFSTQHPNQQFRPSPYQQFRPHSPRPWLPQNHLSSNSVPNKTQSSLLGPPPKSTPPKSTPPFQRISANEMKERREKGLYYHCDEKYSFGHTCKNPRIFLLEGCFPESDCDAGESDDPVEDNNGEQSPEISLHEIVSTNTPQTMRLVGSLCNKQVSVLIDSGSTHNFLDPQVVTRLNIPISAGGKFKVMVANGTYLESEGRCLNVKISLQQVPVVADFFVLPLGGCQVVLGAQWLRTLGPITWDFTAMVMSFKLNGMRHHLKASESDSVDVLEATEFTKEFWQSGKGLMLHLISLQEVQVMDDVQPGIKVILDEFTSVFSEALGLPSSRSHDHKFSLLDSHGPVNVRPYSTLIFRRMKLKS, from the coding sequence GAAATTTATGAAGCACGCTTTCGGAGAAACTTCTAATACTAATCCGTGGCATATAAAATTTCCGAAATTTTCTGGTGATGACCCAAATGGTTGGATTTACAAGGCTGGGCAATATTTCTATAGGAATCAGATAGATGAAAGTCAGTGGCTTAACATTGCATCTTATAATATTGAAGAGGAAGCGCTGCAATTTTATAGGTGGTTCAACAATACTCGTGGACAGTTTTCATGGAAGGATTTAACAATCAGATTATTACAACGTTTTGGGCCTAAGGAATTCGAAGATCCAGCAGGAGCACTATCAAAATTGCGCCAAACTGGAACTGTTACAGAATACCAGAAGGAGTTCGAACGTCTATCAAACTTGGTTCATGGCTTATCAGAAGAATTTCTTGTTAGTTGCTTCATTAGTGGTCTTCGTGATGATATTCAACCAGGTGTGCGGATTTTCAAACCGAAAGATTTGCTTACTGCTATCGAATTAGCACGGCTTCAAGAAGAACAACTTTGTGCCACCATAAAGACACCGCCATCAACGTTCTCCACCCAACATCCAAATCAGCAATTTCGACCATCCCCATACCAACAATTTAGACCTCACTCACCTCGTCCGTGGCTACCACAAAACCATTTATCTTCTAATTCAGTACCCAACAAAACACAATCTAGTTTATTAGGACCACCTCCAAAATCCACACCTCCAAAATCTACACCACCATTTCAGCGAATCTCAGCAAACGAAATGAAGGAAAGAAGGGAAAAAGGTCTTTATTACCACTGTGATGAAAAATATTCGTTCGGACATACATGTAAAAATCCacgaatttttcttttagagggATGTTTTCCAGAATCAGATTGCGATGCAGGTGAAAGTGACGATCCTGTAGAAGACAATAATGGTGAGCAATCTCCTGAAATTTCTTTACATGAGATTGTTAGTACGAATACTCCCCAAACAATGAGACTAGTTGGTAGTTTATGTAATAAACAAGTTTCTGTTCTAATTGATTCTGGGAGCACCCACAATTTTCTGGATCCACAAGTTGTTACTCGTTTGAATATTCCTATTAGTGCTGGTGGTAAATTCAAAGTGATGGTGGCTAATGGCACTTATTTAGAAAGTGAAGGAAGATGCCTTAATGTGAAGATAAGTCTTCAGCAAGTACCTGTtgttgctgatttctttgttcTTCCATTGGGAGGTTGTCAGGTAGTACTGGGAGCACAATGGCTACGTACTCTTGGACCTATTACTTGGGATTTTACAGCCATGGTTATGTCTTTCAAACTTAACGGAATGCGACATCATTTAAAGGCCAGCGAGTCTGATTCTGTAGATGTGTTGGAAGCGACCGAATTTACTAAAGAATTTTGGCAATCTGGAAAGGGGCTGATGTTGCATTTGATTTCGTTACAAGAGGTACAAGTTATGGATGACGTTCAACCGGGGATAAAAGTAATATTGGATGAATTCACCAGTGTGTTTTCAGAAGCGCTTGGACTACCATCTAGCCGTTCTCATGACCACAAATTTTCGCTGTTAGACTCACATGGACCAGTCAATGTGCGCCCTTACAGTACCCTCATTTTCAGAAGAATGAAATTGAAAAGTTAA